GCTAAAGGGTGTGGCCAGAGAAGGCAGTATGGGAACTGAGGGTTTTatgtttcttgttctttttaAATACCTAAACTggtgttttttgtgtgttggtGCAAGGCAGTGCAGACAGAGCCGTGGGATTTTCAGCAGGCGCAGTCCTGGTGCGGAGCGGCGGGCTGCTCCGTGAGCTGCGGCCCCTGTTTGGCTCCCGTCACTGCAGGATCGGCGGCATCCAGACTCTCTGACATCTTCTCGCAGATTATGTCTACCAGCCGCTCGAAGGTTTGCTTAACGTTAATGTTGTCCTTGGCACTGGCCTCAAAAAACTCAAAACCTGTGGATAAAAGAAGAAACCAAGTCAAGACCAAGGCCTTGTTCTAAAACCCAGTGAGCTGCCTACAATAGTAGCACGTTCACACATTTGATCATTTCAAAAAAAgtccatacttttccagactCAAACTTCTTTGTAAATTTTTCAGACCATATTTCAAATCTTTTATCCACCTTTCAACATGTCACTTTGTGACTATGCACGCTATTatgtcatttacatttaatcatttagcagacgcttttatccaaaccaccttacaaatgaggacaatagaagcaattaAACCAACAAAATATATATGCGTGTTGTGACCTGGTTAGTCTTATGCaaggtgtttttttaaataagaagaataaaacGTAGATAGACAATAAATAGGTAATGATAGAGGgtcaagttattattattttttataataattaaaaataaatagatagaataaaataagaatGGAGAACACTAGTGTAAGAGGgtccatttaaaaataaataacagtgaacaagtatacacacacacacacacatatatacagagagagagtttttgtaaaataatggcAGGATGTGCCATCCAATACTGTACATTTACTgatgaaataatttattatgaggcattatacatacatacttattcatactcaaacactattcactgattgtcaccgtcattgtgcATCATGTGCCAAGTAatcaggtctctgtgttcatttggttaataactatattgagtcaacatattaccttaaaacGAATAATGAGCTGTCTACTTGCTTACATACGTGAttgtaacttaaccacatgctttataggcattttttttcagtgctatgttttttgagtaaagtttacaaaccgtgactgagtgaaatgtacttgagtattgcagggtaaacttaaaataattaagtggAAATATctcatcaaactctacctggccacgttaaatttaattatttcctTTGataattttagataacttagttaagtagatttgACTTAATTCcgtatttacattttacttaaaaaatatgcgtgcaaaaacttgcaaaataaaaattaagtaaatttaacttcttgtttttttcagtgtaatgtAATCATGGTTTGTTGTAGCATGATCACCAAACAGCAAAGTACAGTCTGATTTAAATGGTTATGCTTTAGCGAAGAGACTTGCTTATGATAAAGACAGATTTGCGTTATGATAATATGCGttgttattcattcattcatgttaaaCTATCACTAAACATTTGGCTTCATTGACTGTAAGCTCCAAACGGCATGcaaaacacaatttatttttagaatttctcaatttcacagtTTAGAAAATGAATAGGGCCAATAGTTTTCCATACTCATTTTCTTCTTTCTATACTTATCCAGACCTATAGAAATGACTACAGTCAAATTCCAAAATTTTCCATACTGTGTAAGAAAAAGTTCCAGCACTTTTCAGATGATGAAAAACATGACATATATTTTGGAAAACATGGTATCTATCAGCAAATGGATATTTCCTTAAATTTGAGACTCATATCTGAAAGTATATTTCAAACTATAGCTGTGAATATCCAAATATATTGTGCCAACCGGAAAACATGACTTACCGAGATGCTCGGAGAGCTGTCGTCCCCTCTCAGAGGCCACCACCCTCTCATCCTCCATGTCACACTTGTTGCCCACTAGCAGCACCTGGGCGTTATCCCATGAGTACGTCTTAATCTGTGTGGACCTGCCAGAGACAGTCAGATTTGATTAAATGTTTGCTTGTTAAACTTTCCTCTAGGGCTGAGCTTTATTATCATGTCTTTATTATCATATAATGATTTTCTTCCATATCATGCGATATCtatattcatcaaaatattcatttacCATTAATTGGAAAGAAAATGCTTTCCACATGCTTGagaataaatgtatacataactTGTTTGTTCATAATTTTCAACAATCTCAAATCTCTCtcttctgtcaaagatactagaaaaggcaGTAtcctgtgaggatttccagtcaggatttagaccgtatcctagaactgagactgctctcattagagttacaaatgacctgctcttatcattcaatcatggttgtatctctctattaggtagtatcctcacaattatattccttcctagagaaaaatgatatctgtgaggaattccagtcaggatttagatcgtatcatagtactgagactgctctcattagagttacaaatgacctgcttctatcatctgattgtggttgtatctctttattagttctactggatcttagcgctgcgttcgacactatcgaccacaacattcttttgaatagactacaaaactttgttggcattagtggaagtgccttagcatggttcaaatcgtacttatctgaccgccatcagttcgtagcagtgaatgaagaggtatcatatcgatcacaagtgcagtatggagtacctcaaggctcagtactagggccgttacttttcacgctctatatgttacctttgggagatattatcaggagacatggtgttagctttcactgttatgctgatgatactcagctctatatttcttcgcccggtgaaacacaccaaattgagaaactaacggaatgcatagtcgatataaaaactggatgacgagtaatttttactgctaaattctgaaaaacagaggtgttaattatcggacctaaaaccccacatgtaacctagaacattatctaacacttgacggctgctctgtcaattcttcttcatcagtcaggaacctaggtgtgctgttcgatagcaatctgtcatttgaaagccatgtttctagcatctgtaaaactgcatttttcatctcaaaagcatatctaaattgcgaccaatgctctcaacgtcaaatgcagaaatgttaattcatgcttatgacctcaaggttagactattgtaatgctttattggtggttgttctgcacgcttgatcaacaaactacagttagtccaaaatgcagcagctagagtccttactagaaccaggaaatatgaccatattagcccggttctgtcaacactgcactggctccctatcaagcatcggatagattttaaaatcttgttaattacttataaagccctgaatggtttagctcctcagtacttgagcgagctcttatcgcattatagtcctccacgtccgctgcgttctcaaaactctggccgcttgataatacctagaatatcaaaatcgactgcgggcggcagatccttttcctatttagcacccaaactctggaacagtctacctaacactgttcgggaggcagacacactctgtcagtttaaatctagattaaagacccatctctttagcctggcttacacataacacattaatacgcttctattattcaaatccgttaaaggattgttaggctgcattaattagatcaaccgaaccgaacactccccataacacacgatgtactcgttacatcgtaagttgaatggcatctgcgctaatgtttgtctgtttctttcctagtctgtttctcggtccgtgtccgatcagatggtgggtcggcgccggaggtgacgctctgcggccctgatcgccgggcggagaccaggacgcccggatgacccccagagatatatccccagatatatcaaccaaaataacaaaataactaaaatataataaaatacctaactacataatactactattgttagaaattgcaacaaaattaaaatagaaatataaacttttgaactgcgggtttcgtctggtcagaggagaactggccccgactgagcctggtttctcccaaggttttttctccattatgtctcagaggagttttggttccttgccgctgtcgcctctggcttgctcagttggggacacttaatttctagcgattatcgccgatttgattgcacagatactatttaaactaaactgagctagacaatgacatctctgaattcaataatgaaatgcctttaactgaaaattgagtgtttaatcttatcattatacattactgacactctatcctccaatttgatactgttaagtgctttgacacaatctgtattgtaaaagcgctatataaataaaggtgacttgacttgactattagTGTTACTGGATCTTAGCGTTGCATTTGACACTagcgaccacaacattcttttgaatagactagaaaattgGCATAAGTGGAATTGCTttggcatggttcaaatcatacttatctgaccaTCATCAATTCGTAGCAGTGAaagaagaggtatcatatcgatgaCAAGTGCAGTATGGGGTACCACAAGGCACAGTACTAGGACTGTTGCTTTTCatgctttatatgttacccttgggagatatcgtcaggaaacatggtgttacctttcactgttatgctgatgatactcagcccTATATTTCTTCAAGGCGTGACGAAACATACCAATTCACAAAACTAACATGCATAATGCATAGTTGATACAGATGGAGTCTTGGCACTgttgcctttggcttgcttagttggggacacttaatttctggCAATATTGTGAGCTTGATTACACAGACactatttgtaatttgtaaagttgctttgacaatctgtattgtataaagcgctatataaataaaggtgatttgACTTGACAATTAAACTCAATGGAGTAGCACAGAATAGTAGCTTTTAATTTAGAAAACCCCatttcttttcttatttttcaaaattctgtttcatttgatttttcttgtgtttttatttaatatgaatttatcattaaaaatgtctcaTGAGATGAATTACactgttaatttaaaatgtaatcaaatgaacAATTTATAACAAAATTGTCAAATACAATGCtgcaaacaatgaacaataaaacATGGATGGAAAAATATACAGCTTGTCTGATAATCgcttaaaaataatactattattacttTTAGAAGTACGTTTTAGTATACGATagtaatacatttctgtgatcATTTTTTCACCAAACGTTTATTTTGGCAGTTTGTTGTGAAGAACTTTGAGATCCAGTGTGTGTTTGGCGATAGTTTTTCTGGAATAAAATGGTGTAAAGCTACTGAAGCGAGTCTtagagcagctctggagatgaagttcATGTGTTTATTTCTCACATATTGAAACAACAGACGCTGAAAACACAGCAAGTGTCACGTGTTTTGAGTTTGTATAGTAGACGAACTACGCCACTCATCCACACAGAGGTTTTGCATGTTTAGTTCACTCACCAGTCCTGTACTGCAGCAAAAGACTCCTCGTTGGTGATGTCGTACATGAGGATGAAGCCCATGGCACCGCGGTAGTAGGCGGTGGTGATGGTTCTGTAGCGTTCCTGTCCCGCTGTGTCCTGTGAAGGAACAAACCAGTAATGCACAAGATGAAATAGGAACAAACGCAAGACCAATGTTTTACAAAAACAGAATGTGCATCAGTCAAGCCATTACAGTAAGATAATatactattattaatttatagtatattacgattttttaaaatgtttttgaaagaaatctcttatgctcaccaaggctgcatttatttgatcaaaattagtaaaaattactttaaagaagcgtctgtttaatatattttagaatgtaatttatttctgtgatgcaaagctgaattttcagcataattactccagtctttagtgtcacatgatccttcagaaattattctaatatgctgatttgatactCATTTATCACCATTTATTATTGGtgttcaattatttaaaatatttcttaccATCGAtgctgaaaaagaaaattttttgaaacaatattttataaaaaaaaattactatgatttttcaaattgaatgcaccttttttttttttttttacttaaaatctttgaatggtagtgtatcacagtttccacaacgATATTAAACAGCTCatcttttttcaacattgataataataataataagaaatgtttcgtgagtggcaaatcagcatattagaacgatttctgaaggatcatgtgacactgaagactggtgtacTCCAGTAGAAGACTGAAAATTcggctttgcatcacaggaataaatgacattcaacaatatataataaatagacGGTTCTTTAAAGTTGTATCActgatttttgatcaaataaatgcagccttggcaagCATCAGTGACTTAAAcataaaaacctaaaaaaaaaaacacaatcaatTAAATCAATTACAAACTGAGGGAAAAACTGAAATTTTGTAGTAAACAACAGCATATTGTCGACTGTACAAGTTGTACTAAACCCTTGAATATTCCTTCAATGACTTCTTTTTTCACATAACCAGGAAAACAGGATTTATACGTGGTTTTGGTTTTTACATGTAGCTCCTCCTATCAAGAAACTTGAGAGCAAGTATAACAATAAGCATCTGCTATGCAAGGAACTGATCTCTGCATCACTGCACCAGAGAAATGAGCCTGTTAATTATGAACACCCTCCATTCAGTCATTACAGGCCCAACTTATGCAGGAGGTTAAACAAGCATGTCTAGGGACTGACGACAAACTACAGCTTTTTGAAAAAGGAGGAAGAAATTCAATAATCTTTGTTTCACAAATCCTGCaagaacacagaaaaaaaaagcagtttttaGTTTGCACTAGGAGCACTTTGCACTTTTTTGGgctaaataaagtatttttgtaAGAAATGTTATACCATTACATGTGCAAGCAACCACAAAAGGCTATCCAAGAGAAACATTAGTATGACAGAACTACGAGTTTGTCTATAGAGAAGAATTGATACATCATGTATCCGCCTAGTACTATAATAAATCAACAGACGAAATCCTCACAAACGTAACCTATAATTCCTATAAAGTCTTCACGAGGGCAAAATGGTGTCTCCCGAGCAGCACTGATGATTCTATTAATATACCACAAGATCTGTGAGACTGCAAACCCTGTTTGGCTCTTGACTCTGATACCACAGTAATACATAAGCATCTTTTCATAAGTATGCTGCAATCCAGTGTAGAGTTTCTGTTTTCTGTTACACTGTCTCTGAACTGTACGGAGCATTGTGAGAAACAATTTAATTTTGCATCCACGCTAAGCAAAAATCAAAAGCATGCACTATGCAGACTACAAAAGAGCACAATGCACGGTATACTGTGCTTGACTAGACTTTCCATTTCTAGTGTGACAAATGAACTGTAAGCAATAGTAACTGCAATTACTAACATCTCTTGGGACATCACTTGATCAGAGTGAGACATTTTTGCACAAAATTGGATCAACCCTATAAAGTGTACTCTATCATATTTGAAACACAAGGCCTCTAAAtcatcaacatgatcaaaactttgaTGAAAAACctactacatgccttctgtctTCTGACTGATacttttttagcaagtaaaaagCCCTTTAGTGTCTAAAAATGGCCAACTTCAGGTTGAGAtacatgtcaagtcaagtcaagtcacctttatttatatagcgcttttaacaatacagattgtgtcaaagcacttaacagtatcaaattggaggatagattgtcagtaatgtataatgataagattaaacactcaattttcaattaaaggcatttcatgtGTCTTTTGAAATCTTTAATGATCTTTATTAAGTAAATAGAATatcttttatattgttagtaatatttcaagatgaacacttaGCAGACCGAAGCAACTTTTAGGCTTACTTTATTAGAAAAATCACTCAAAATgtgagtatcaaatatgatcatAAAGCTTTTGATAAATTatcaattatcattttattgCATTGTATTATGTCATGTTTTGAAACTAGAGCTTTTATCattaaaactaagcatttaaatattaatcttactaagacatattattaGGAAACAGACAACTAAGAttgatatgcattttatgtaagttatactatatataaagaTATTATTGAGttacattacaagctatcagTATTTCATCTTACGTTTGtgtcatataaatatcagcaactgcaccaaattttacaaaaactctcattaaaaagtgtttttcctCCTCGAGtatgagctccatattctcCTGTATCATACTGTTTAAGCCATAAAGACCTGTATTAAATATGATAGTAGGGCTggacgatatggccaaaatttatatcacgatatatttcttaatttcgtTCGATACGATATAATCCTGATATCGATgtgaacactattaaaaaaagcctcataaaaactgccaagaatgcccacaacagatgtctgtacctacaaacttatgaaaaatgaatttgccaAGTCTATGAACTCCTCCTATTaaactatataatattttagggggggaaaaaacagcacaaataaattaatgttcaccttttatttgtatttagccttcatacgaacaagaaatgtgaaatcactgtcaaataaacatctcagactcaccttattaatattaatatctttaaattcaaactataggctaacatacactaccaatcaaaagtttttgaacagtaagatttttgttttttaaagaattctcttctgctcaccaagcctgcatgtatttgatcaaaaatacagcaaaaacagtaacattttgaaatattattaccatttaaaataactgttttctatttgaaaatatttgaaaatgcaagttattcctgtgatttcaaagctgaatttttagcatattactccagtcacatgatccttcaggaatcattctaatattctgatttgctgctctaaaaaacatttattcttaTGTCGAAAACAGCGGAGTAGAAttgttttcaggtttctttgatgaatagaaagttcagaagaacagcatctatcttaaatagaaatcttttgtaacattataaaggtCTTCAtcattcttgctaaataaaagtattaatttctatcatatcaccgttattgaaaaaaaatatattgcgaTACATATTGATATCgaattattgtccagccctatATGATAGTGAACAAAAAACACCATtgcaattttagattttttaaatgtattttgtccaAAGGCTCAATGACcagtttcaattaaaaaaaaaaaaaatttcttcttatttaaaatgtcaggctttacagggttaaaatgcgtttaaattacattttcaagatGACAACTGGACACCACTCTATGAATCACACttgaggtcatgtgacaatgtaGCATAGTAGCATAGTACAGTCTGACACTGTGGttactttatttttgtggtTATTTTATAGTAGGGAATATATAGTACATTTTCTACAGTTTTCAGTAAATGCCATGCAAGTATTCAGTTCTGAACATAGCCAAATGTTCATGTCTTTTGGACCTACACTGCATGATGCACAACAGTATTTTTATCCATGGTAAAGAtggtgggagtgtgtgtgtatctgcTTGGGTCTGTGGGGTGGGGGAGGGTCGTCTTCCACCAGAGGGAAATTTGAGGCACTGGGGGAGGGGTCCTGACACATCACAAACGATTCTGTTTGGTTACTCATCTAGCGCATCAGCAAACCTCCTCAGCCCTATTGGTTACTGAccatctctcttcctctctgtaTCTCTGTACactcaaaaatatttaggcctgaatttaaaatgcatgcatttcaattgcatataaaatgtcCAATTATTTGAATTACACACACagttaacataaaataataaactgaatgttatgcatatttgtcagtcatacataaatgaaacctgtaagatttctgcactcaaaaaaaaaaaaaaaatcagtatattagtattattacagaaatgttaccagttt
The Onychostoma macrolepis isolate SWU-2019 chromosome 11, ASM1243209v1, whole genome shotgun sequence genome window above contains:
- the rab3ab gene encoding RAB3A, member RAS oncogene family, b, with protein sequence MASATDNRYGQKESSDQNFDYMFKILIIGNSSVGKTSFLFRYADDSFTPAFVSTVGIDFKVKTIYRNDKRIKLQIWDTAGQERYRTITTAYYRGAMGFILMYDITNEESFAAVQDWSTQIKTYSWDNAQVLLVGNKCDMEDERVVASERGRQLSEHLGFEFFEASAKDNINVKQTFERLVDIICEKMSESLDAADPAVTGAKQGPQLTEQPAAPHQDCAC